A window from Primulina huaijiensis isolate GDHJ02 chromosome 13, ASM1229523v2, whole genome shotgun sequence encodes these proteins:
- the LOC140991869 gene encoding protein IRX15-LIKE-like, whose translation MNTSPSPPLPPMHKSGCPSSSLISRKNISRQQDPMKDQLVNTDSIPCNLLIFGQEYQYSSIASLNAFGVTIIVEDNLQNTSKASTNSTHHNDHLPKVSKCNPWDVVLVDGPRGDTPDSPGKMATIYMASILA comes from the exons ATGAATACCAGTCCATCTCCACCCCTGCCTCCAATGCATAAGAGTGGATGTCCCTCTTCATCATTAATTTCCAGAAAGAATATCTCACGTCAACAAGATCCTATGAAAGATCAGTTGGTGAACACTGATTCAA TCCCATGCAATCTGCTTATATTTGGGCAGGAATATCAGTACTCGAGTATTGCATCACTGAATGCTTTTGGAGTTACTATCATCGTTGAGGATAATCTCCAGAACACAAGCAAAGCTTCTACCAACAGCACTCAT CATAATGATCATCTACCAAAAGTTTCAAAATGTAATCCGTGGGATGTGGTGCTGGTGGATGGACCTAGAGGGGATACGCCTGATTCACCTGGTAAAATGGCAACCATCTATATGGCTAGTATACTTGCTTGA